The following coding sequences are from one uncultured Cohaesibacter sp. window:
- a CDS encoding helix-turn-helix domain-containing protein: MGDFGKDLIEAMQQAAAHAQGNDVPGTRIHCFPDPAKVRAKIGLSQEKMAPLVGMSLSGYRKWEQGKRQVSGPAQTLLRVLDKNPQAVFDALEDVA, translated from the coding sequence ATGGGTGACTTTGGAAAAGATCTGATCGAAGCCATGCAGCAAGCAGCAGCTCATGCTCAAGGCAACGACGTTCCGGGAACTCGCATTCACTGTTTTCCGGATCCGGCTAAAGTGCGCGCTAAAATCGGGCTATCACAGGAGAAAATGGCCCCATTGGTTGGCATGAGCCTGTCCGGTTACCGCAAATGGGAACAGGGCAAGCGACAAGTCAGCGGCCCGGCACAAACCCTGTTACGTGTTCTCGATAAAAATCCGCAAGCAGTTTTCGATGCATTGGAAGATGTAGCTTAA